In Hallerella succinigenes, the following are encoded in one genomic region:
- a CDS encoding sialate O-acetylesterase, with product MDMKKKSDFLTTVSWAVWGLLLIPLMLQAAPNPNFHIYIAYGQSNMAGNGDIDPAVDQATAPKNFIMLASHTANASQRSGNTTQSIKTGEWAAAIPPMFHAFENLSPADYFGRAMVDSLPGVTVGIIPVAIGAVSIKAFDKDQYQAYFSSAASYIQSWAKDYDSNPYQRIVDLGKKAKEVGVIKGFIFHQGETDGAGTEWQNNVYKTYKDIVDALELDENEVPFVAGEMMNDPTGNSGQGSCCSSKNTGIAQLKSKFKKFGLASSQGLKGNGKDPYHFGREGVIELGKRYASEMLKLIDKTIDPNAPEVNLVDPTQSTVADEPPEEYGPYGDEPATIPGTIEAEEYNKGGAGKAYYDLNKGNEGGKFRKDDVDIYQPNMGLSIGYCQKGEWLKYTVNVTADGEYEISANVAGDNGTGSFVLYMDDERIGEEILNNGKGFDTYSVVSGGKVSLKAGKHDLKLEITNDWIDIDYVEFKTVAVADSNTTAIAKDLKLITEPESGFELFDLRGKRVARFRASGMADALNYARSGTINLRRGVYLLRGNVAGATVTRKVGIYVE from the coding sequence ATGGACATGAAAAAAAAGTCCGATTTTTTGACAACGGTTTCTTGGGCCGTTTGGGGATTGCTTTTGATTCCCCTGATGCTTCAAGCCGCTCCTAATCCCAATTTTCACATTTACATAGCCTACGGACAAAGCAATATGGCAGGGAACGGCGATATAGACCCAGCTGTAGACCAGGCTACAGCCCCGAAAAACTTCATTATGCTTGCTTCCCATACGGCAAATGCGAGTCAGCGCAGCGGAAACACGACCCAGTCCATTAAGACAGGAGAATGGGCCGCGGCAATTCCTCCCATGTTCCATGCCTTCGAGAATCTTTCCCCGGCGGACTACTTTGGTCGCGCCATGGTGGATTCCTTGCCGGGGGTTACGGTGGGTATTATCCCCGTAGCTATCGGAGCTGTAAGTATCAAGGCCTTTGACAAGGACCAGTACCAGGCCTACTTCAGTTCTGCCGCAAGCTATATCCAGAGTTGGGCAAAGGACTACGATTCAAATCCTTACCAGAGGATTGTGGATTTAGGCAAGAAGGCCAAGGAAGTGGGCGTCATCAAGGGTTTTATCTTTCACCAGGGCGAAACCGACGGGGCGGGCACGGAATGGCAAAACAACGTGTATAAGACCTACAAAGACATTGTAGATGCCCTGGAACTGGACGAAAACGAAGTTCCTTTTGTGGCGGGCGAAATGATGAACGATCCTACGGGAAATTCGGGCCAAGGAAGTTGCTGCTCTAGCAAGAACACCGGCATCGCCCAACTAAAGAGCAAGTTCAAGAAATTCGGACTTGCCTCTTCCCAGGGGCTCAAGGGCAACGGCAAAGACCCCTATCATTTTGGCCGTGAGGGCGTGATTGAACTAGGCAAACGTTATGCATCCGAAATGCTCAAGCTCATCGACAAGACCATTGATCCAAATGCCCCGGAAGTGAACCTGGTGGATCCGACCCAGTCAACGGTAGCCGATGAACCGCCCGAAGAATATGGACCCTATGGCGATGAACCTGCAACGATTCCCGGTACTATCGAAGCGGAGGAATATAACAAGGGTGGCGCAGGCAAGGCCTACTACGACCTAAACAAGGGTAACGAAGGGGGCAAATTCCGCAAGGACGATGTGGATATTTACCAACCCAATATGGGATTGTCTATAGGCTATTGCCAAAAGGGGGAATGGCTCAAGTACACGGTAAATGTAACGGCCGACGGTGAATACGAAATTTCAGCCAATGTGGCAGGCGACAACGGTACCGGTAGCTTTGTCCTATACATGGATGATGAACGCATCGGCGAAGAAATTCTGAATAACGGAAAGGGCTTTGACACGTACTCCGTGGTAAGCGGCGGTAAGGTCTCCCTGAAGGCGGGGAAACACGATCTGAAGCTGGAAATCACCAACGACTGGATCGATATCGATTACGTAGAGTTTAAGACTGTAGCGGTTGCCGATTCGAATACGACAGCGATTGCGAAGGACTTGAAACTTATAACCGAACCCGAAAGCGGCTTTGAACTCTTTGACCTGCGGGGGAAGCGCGTGGCTCGATTCCGGGCAAGCGGTATGGCGGATGCCCTGAACTATGCCAGGTCGGGAACGATTAATCTGCGTCGTGGAGTTTACCTGCTCCGCGGAAACGTGGCCGGAGCTACCGTGACCCGCAAGGTAGGCATTTATGTCGAATAG
- a CDS encoding family 43 glycosylhydrolase, with product MGCFRSTAYACGVALFNAIFTFGATVSNPITWVDNPDPSIVRVEDTYYMVTTTMHFAPGVPVMASKDLAQWRTVGYAYQTLVDNDQQNLDNGKDAYGKGSWASSIRFHKGFFYVLTPSYTTGKTHLYKTADVENGPWTETTLPFYHDPSLFFEDDGTVWVFYGSGDQISYVQLNDDASGVKVGGRSGTLDGVSINAVTNTTQYYVQQEGAHMEKVNGEYYLYTISWPAGKCRSSIVYRSKSLLSGFSGRIFLQDNGVAQGGIFDTPDGKWYALLFRDSGPVGRIPYLVPTSWKDGWPVADGGKAPATLDLPENALPGYGMVTSDDFDSEVLPLEWQWNHNPDNRNWSLSANPGHLRITTGRTDSRIVNAKNTLTMRTFGPKCSGRTLVNGAGMKDGDMAGLVALQDDKGFVALAKESGSYKVVMYQGTKDGESEKASAPISGSEVYLRVDFDLPLDHGTATFYYSTDGSTWKKIGDDVSLSYSLHMFTGYRFGLFNFATKTAGGYADFDWFKIGSDYKDEIYLDMVQDTIPPTPYKDIAAKVPGKIEAENYDVGKPNRAYYDKSSENQGKVYRDEAVDIVGLECSDSANTKDCKGYAVGYTQEGEWLRYTVNVEEIGEYEIRVNMATASENAGVKLYIDDKAISEIIYAEQGEDWSTYTTVTAKTSEISAGEHALKMEIVGNYVNVDWLEFCKESCKTTGLVHRVELGVQGLRHYRVYSLNGAFVGSVAARNANEARAKIRTMVFEKGIYLMRSQNGSISRFMVTR from the coding sequence ATGGGATGCTTTAGATCTACGGCCTACGCCTGCGGCGTGGCTTTATTCAATGCAATATTTACATTTGGGGCGACGGTTTCTAATCCCATAACCTGGGTGGACAATCCGGACCCTTCTATTGTGCGTGTGGAAGACACCTATTATATGGTAACCACCACCATGCATTTTGCGCCCGGTGTACCGGTAATGGCTTCCAAGGATCTAGCCCAGTGGCGTACCGTGGGCTATGCCTATCAGACTCTCGTAGACAATGACCAGCAGAACCTGGATAATGGCAAGGACGCCTACGGAAAGGGCTCCTGGGCGTCCAGCATTCGTTTCCACAAGGGTTTCTTTTATGTGCTGACACCTTCCTATACGACGGGCAAGACTCATTTGTATAAAACCGCCGATGTAGAAAATGGCCCCTGGACCGAAACCACGTTGCCCTTCTATCACGATCCCTCCCTCTTTTTCGAGGATGACGGCACCGTGTGGGTGTTTTACGGTAGCGGAGACCAGATTAGCTATGTGCAGCTGAACGACGACGCGAGTGGCGTCAAGGTCGGAGGGCGTAGCGGCACGCTGGACGGTGTAAGTATCAATGCCGTGACAAATACCACCCAGTATTATGTGCAGCAGGAAGGGGCTCACATGGAAAAGGTCAACGGGGAATACTACCTGTATACCATTTCCTGGCCTGCCGGCAAATGCCGTAGCTCCATTGTTTACCGTTCCAAAAGTCTCCTTTCCGGTTTTAGCGGACGCATTTTCCTGCAAGACAACGGTGTGGCCCAGGGCGGCATCTTTGACACTCCCGATGGAAAATGGTACGCCCTTTTGTTCCGGGATTCGGGCCCCGTAGGCCGTATTCCGTATCTGGTACCCACCAGTTGGAAAGACGGTTGGCCTGTTGCAGATGGCGGTAAGGCCCCTGCGACCTTGGATCTTCCCGAAAACGCCCTGCCCGGTTACGGTATGGTCACCAGCGACGATTTCGATTCCGAGGTTTTGCCGCTGGAATGGCAGTGGAACCACAATCCCGATAACAGGAACTGGAGCCTTTCTGCAAATCCGGGACATCTCCGCATTACCACGGGCCGTACCGATTCCCGTATCGTGAATGCCAAGAACACGCTTACCATGCGAACCTTTGGCCCAAAGTGTTCCGGCAGAACTTTGGTGAATGGCGCGGGCATGAAGGACGGCGACATGGCGGGGCTCGTGGCGTTACAAGACGACAAGGGCTTTGTGGCTCTTGCCAAGGAAAGCGGCAGCTACAAGGTAGTCATGTACCAGGGAACCAAGGATGGGGAAAGTGAGAAGGCCTCCGCGCCTATTTCGGGTTCCGAAGTTTACCTGCGGGTGGATTTCGACCTACCCCTGGACCATGGAACGGCTACCTTCTACTACAGCACCGATGGAAGTACCTGGAAAAAGATTGGCGACGATGTCAGCCTCAGTTATTCACTCCATATGTTTACGGGTTACCGCTTTGGCCTCTTCAATTTTGCCACCAAGACGGCAGGGGGCTACGCAGACTTTGACTGGTTCAAGATCGGCTCCGATTACAAGGATGAAATTTACCTGGACATGGTTCAGGATACCATTCCGCCCACGCCCTACAAGGACATTGCGGCAAAGGTCCCCGGCAAGATCGAGGCGGAAAATTACGACGTGGGTAAACCGAACCGGGCCTACTACGACAAAAGTAGCGAAAACCAGGGCAAGGTTTACCGCGACGAAGCCGTAGATATCGTAGGTCTAGAATGCTCTGATTCTGCCAACACCAAGGACTGCAAGGGTTATGCCGTAGGTTATACGCAAGAAGGCGAATGGCTGCGCTACACCGTAAACGTGGAAGAAATCGGTGAATACGAAATCCGAGTAAACATGGCAACGGCTTCAGAAAACGCGGGTGTGAAACTTTATATCGACGACAAGGCTATTTCGGAAATCATCTATGCTGAACAAGGTGAAGATTGGAGTACCTATACAACGGTTACGGCAAAGACTTCCGAAATTTCCGCCGGTGAACATGCCCTGAAAATGGAAATCGTCGGGAACTACGTGAACGTAGACTGGCTGGAATTCTGCAAGGAAAGCTGCAAAACAACGGGGCTTGTACACCGCGTAGAGCTCGGAGTGCAAGGTCTGCGCCATTACCGGGTATATTCACTGAACGGTGCCTTTGTGGGTTCCGTCGCAGCTCGGAATGCAAACGAGGCCCGTGCCAAGATCCGCACCATGGTTTTCGAAAAAGGCATTTACCTTATGCGTAGCCAGAACGGCTCTATCAGTCGTTTCATGGTGACTCGGTAA
- a CDS encoding carbohydrate binding domain-containing protein, with product MIGLKKSLALALSGIALMATAAVADNITVNGANRSMLVYAPSGIERNRPLIIQMHGMNQDAPYQKNAAKWESIADTARFVVVFPNGENKAWDISGDKDVNFLKAIINEMESKYGIDRNRVYVSGFSMGGMMSYHAANKMGDMIAAIAPVSGYPIGNPAPASTRPMPIIHTHGTSDDVVNYSSGVNYLKRWVSFNKCSESSQVTKPYPANRSGSAASLEVWSSCSNDVEVRLMSIAGKGHWYSMDLASVNTSDEIWNFVKNYSLDGSSITPPTPAIVVPTNRDSIFNGGFDSSAVAWDLQLHGDAQAIGEAKDGKYQFNISAIGTQNYQVQLIQHDLHLEKGEWYEISFDASAGAARTLEVNVEQHNDPWESYLTKKQNFELGTDMKTYSFKFQMTAATDTNSRLSFNAGAATGTLTLDNVKMAKLDASQIPVEDSTTALGHIRLEQSGVQDYAVFSMNGAFLGRVIADKAGLYEAAKNLVKRSGMFVVKSDVGVTFRLNVK from the coding sequence ATGATTGGCTTAAAAAAAAGTTTGGCTTTGGCCCTTTCTGGCATTGCGCTTATGGCTACTGCAGCCGTGGCCGACAATATAACGGTAAACGGAGCAAACCGCAGCATGCTCGTGTATGCTCCGTCAGGTATTGAGAGGAACCGCCCGCTTATCATTCAAATGCACGGCATGAACCAGGATGCGCCCTACCAGAAAAATGCGGCGAAGTGGGAATCCATTGCCGACACCGCGCGCTTTGTGGTGGTTTTCCCAAATGGCGAGAATAAGGCGTGGGATATTTCCGGTGACAAGGACGTGAACTTCCTCAAGGCCATCATCAACGAGATGGAAAGCAAGTACGGCATCGACAGAAACCGCGTCTACGTTTCCGGATTTTCGATGGGCGGCATGATGAGCTACCATGCTGCAAACAAAATGGGGGACATGATTGCTGCCATCGCCCCTGTTTCCGGTTACCCCATCGGAAACCCTGCGCCGGCTAGCACTCGCCCTATGCCGATTATCCATACCCATGGGACCTCCGACGACGTGGTGAATTACAGTAGCGGTGTGAATTATTTAAAGCGTTGGGTGTCCTTTAACAAATGCTCCGAAAGTTCCCAGGTGACCAAGCCCTATCCGGCTAACCGTTCAGGTTCCGCTGCCTCCCTGGAAGTGTGGAGTAGCTGCTCTAACGACGTAGAAGTGCGCCTCATGTCCATCGCCGGAAAAGGCCACTGGTATTCCATGGATTTGGCCAGCGTGAATACCAGTGATGAAATCTGGAACTTCGTAAAAAACTATTCGCTCGATGGTTCGAGCATTACTCCACCGACTCCAGCGATTGTGGTGCCCACGAACCGCGATAGCATTTTTAACGGCGGTTTCGATTCAAGCGCCGTGGCTTGGGACTTGCAGTTGCATGGTGATGCGCAAGCGATAGGTGAGGCAAAAGATGGTAAGTATCAGTTCAATATTTCCGCTATCGGTACGCAGAATTATCAGGTGCAGCTGATCCAGCACGATTTGCACCTTGAAAAGGGCGAGTGGTACGAAATCAGTTTTGATGCAAGCGCGGGTGCGGCCCGTACGCTCGAGGTCAACGTGGAGCAGCATAATGACCCGTGGGAATCTTACCTCACGAAAAAGCAGAATTTTGAGCTCGGCACAGATATGAAGACCTATTCGTTCAAATTCCAGATGACGGCCGCAACCGATACGAATAGCCGCCTGAGTTTTAACGCGGGCGCTGCCACGGGAACACTTACGCTTGACAACGTGAAAATGGCGAAGCTGGATGCATCGCAGATTCCGGTCGAAGATTCCACGACAGCATTGGGCCATATTCGTCTAGAACAGTCCGGCGTACAGGATTATGCGGTATTCAGTATGAACGGAGCTTTCCTGGGGCGCGTGATAGCCGATAAGGCGGGGCTTTACGAAGCAGCCAAAAATTTGGTGAAACGATCTGGAATGTTCGTGGTTAAGTCTGATGTTGGAGTGACATTCAGGTTGAATGTCAAGTAG
- a CDS encoding carbohydrate-binding protein translates to MKVAITKATLAAAFSLLTMSFAHPDSLVLTPPMGWNSWNVFHENINENQIKEIADAMVESGLKDAGYVFLNLDDNWMDTKRDAQGNLQNNPKTFPSGMKALADYVHAKGLKFGLYGDRGKRTCHHYNSNWQSESGSNGHEEQDAKKLAEWGVDYWKYDNCDSDPNTQEKDYTAMSKALRNSGRDIVFSICMWEYKEWMPKIANLWRTTFDIGPAWISQSWYRGVYEIIDANNKYWQIAKPGHWNDPDMLEVGNDGLSYEEQRSQMTMWSIMAAPIMISSDIRKMSNETKELYLNKDMIAINQDSLGVQGHRISDVDGKQVWTKPLKNGDIAVALLNNNSSIQTVECNFADIGVEGEVEVRDAWKKKDLGPVSHVSIELPAHGSALLRLILKPVPRAPFKGEALAIPGKIEVEDFDVNGVGQGNTTYNEKDTENHGDSDYRPDTGVDLYKKATGVIVGYNQAGEWLEYTVKVAKTGTYTMNASVASANNTSSFKLSMDGKDITEEISVPQATTGENNYDEYNTVEAKVNLTEGEHILRFTVTGDWMDIDYIKFCENESCEETEEIRMTIPATVRDVSPRLLKKGNAMFIEKNGKRFDLTGHRIK, encoded by the coding sequence ATGAAGGTTGCGATTACAAAAGCAACGCTTGCTGCAGCGTTCTCGCTTTTGACGATGAGCTTTGCGCACCCTGATAGTTTGGTGCTTACTCCCCCCATGGGGTGGAACAGTTGGAATGTTTTCCACGAAAACATCAACGAAAACCAGATCAAGGAAATCGCGGATGCGATGGTCGAATCTGGCTTGAAGGATGCTGGCTACGTTTTTCTGAACCTCGATGACAACTGGATGGATACCAAGCGCGATGCGCAAGGTAACCTCCAGAATAATCCGAAAACTTTTCCGAGCGGCATGAAGGCTTTGGCCGATTACGTGCATGCAAAGGGACTCAAGTTCGGTCTTTACGGCGACCGTGGTAAACGTACTTGCCACCATTACAATAGCAACTGGCAGAGTGAAAGTGGCTCCAATGGTCACGAAGAACAGGATGCCAAAAAGCTTGCAGAATGGGGTGTAGACTACTGGAAGTACGACAACTGTGATTCCGACCCGAATACCCAGGAAAAAGATTACACCGCCATGTCCAAGGCTCTTCGCAATTCCGGACGCGATATCGTGTTCAGCATTTGCATGTGGGAATACAAGGAATGGATGCCAAAAATTGCTAACCTCTGGCGTACCACTTTCGATATCGGCCCCGCATGGATTTCGCAGTCCTGGTACCGCGGCGTCTATGAAATTATCGATGCGAACAACAAGTACTGGCAAATCGCTAAACCTGGCCACTGGAACGACCCGGACATGCTCGAAGTGGGCAACGACGGTCTCTCTTACGAAGAACAGCGCTCCCAGATGACGATGTGGTCCATCATGGCGGCCCCCATCATGATCAGTTCCGACATCCGCAAGATGAGCAACGAAACCAAGGAACTCTATCTGAACAAAGACATGATCGCCATCAACCAGGATTCCCTGGGCGTTCAGGGCCACCGCATTTCTGACGTGGACGGAAAGCAGGTTTGGACCAAGCCTTTGAAGAACGGCGACATTGCTGTGGCACTTCTAAACAACAATTCTTCTATCCAGACCGTCGAATGCAACTTTGCAGACATTGGCGTAGAAGGCGAAGTAGAAGTTCGCGATGCCTGGAAAAAGAAGGACTTGGGCCCGGTATCCCATGTTTCTATCGAACTTCCGGCTCACGGCTCTGCACTGCTCCGCTTAATTCTTAAGCCGGTTCCACGCGCCCCGTTTAAGGGCGAAGCACTCGCCATTCCGGGTAAGATCGAAGTGGAAGATTTTGACGTGAACGGCGTAGGTCAGGGCAACACCACTTACAACGAAAAGGATACCGAAAACCACGGCGATAGCGATTACCGCCCGGATACCGGCGTGGACCTTTACAAGAAGGCGACCGGCGTGATTGTCGGTTACAACCAGGCGGGTGAATGGCTCGAATATACAGTGAAGGTGGCCAAGACCGGAACTTATACCATGAACGCTTCTGTGGCTTCTGCCAACAACACGTCAAGCTTCAAGCTTTCCATGGATGGCAAGGACATTACCGAAGAAATATCCGTTCCGCAGGCTACCACCGGCGAAAATAACTACGATGAATACAATACGGTCGAAGCCAAGGTGAACCTGACCGAAGGCGAACACATTCTCCGCTTCACGGTTACCGGCGACTGGATGGACATTGACTACATCAAGTTCTGCGAAAACGAAAGCTGCGAAGAAACGGAAGAAATTCGTATGACAATCCCCGCGACAGTGCGCGACGTTTCACCGCGACTTCTCAAAAAAGGCAATGCGATGTTCATCGAAAAGAACGGCAAGCGCTTCGATTTGACGGGGCACCGGATCAAGTAA
- a CDS encoding LEPR-XLL domain-containing protein: protein MSKFNKKNKKSKKNNRKNYKIESLEPRLLMDASVNDWNDELNALNVGAYTIDSNSSKIDGLLVVIPQNPIMNQNAFLWQMS from the coding sequence ATGTCTAAATTCAACAAGAAGAACAAAAAATCCAAGAAAAACAATCGTAAAAATTACAAAATTGAGTCTCTTGAACCGAGACTCTTGATGGATGCTTCGGTAAACGACTGGAATGATGAGCTCAATGCATTGAATGTCGGTGCCTACACAATTGATAGCAATTCATCGAAGATTGATGGACTTCTTGTCGTAATTCCACAAAATCCGATAATGAACCAGAACGCCTTTCTTTGGCAGATGTCGTAA
- a CDS encoding FISUMP domain-containing protein, translating to MKNYKNIIASTKWLKRVILSYTKLDNLLSKLSYALWVGTKWSLFDHSATCCLSGHDPRMGRRISTCLLGGAIIMFCITACDDSSSGAGPDPVAEISSSSGDDAISSSSVTDKGTSSGGSSVSSGKENSSSSAKSSSSTDSKSSSSNGLIPESCEEKDENRILTIYDTGERYVCKSGQYVKIESSSSSKVKKTCSADEEGTTRREDGVRFVCEDGYWVPVESSSSSKVSSSSYFDMTEQFNEKVSYGEFTDLRDGHKYRTVSMYDDSFERTYVIFAENLNYGKMVPGGTVQGDSTKYCYDDDSWYCENGWGGLYTWSNAMGFPAVCDSVSISAEACSQKFVYPSGYGQPQNYVQHQGICPDGWHIMNSGEWAHLDQRTGGSVAHYMGSKVAGFSNENLYGMSLLPAGYWNPVALEYGYISNSALYWLPQQYPEYDDCSYRVAIRTNEFNRTFRGLKTQGFSVRCVKNY from the coding sequence ATGAAAAACTATAAAAACATCATTGCGAGCACGAAGTGGTTGAAACGTGTCATCCTGAGCTATACGAAACTAGACAACTTGTTGTCAAAGTTGAGTTATGCCCTTTGGGTAGGAACGAAGTGGAGTCTCTTTGACCACTCGGCAACTTGTTGCCTTAGTGGGCATGATCCCCGAATGGGGAGAAGGATCTCTACTTGTTTGTTGGGTGGTGCTATTATAATGTTCTGTATTACGGCCTGTGATGACAGTTCCAGCGGTGCCGGACCGGACCCTGTTGCTGAAATTTCGTCTTCCAGTGGCGATGACGCAATTTCCTCGAGTTCTGTTACGGATAAAGGAACGTCTTCCGGTGGTAGTTCGGTTTCGTCAGGAAAAGAAAACAGTTCTTCTTCCGCAAAATCAAGCTCGTCCACGGACTCCAAGAGCAGTTCTTCGAATGGATTGATTCCGGAATCTTGCGAAGAAAAGGATGAGAATCGTATTTTGACCATTTATGATACTGGGGAGAGATATGTTTGCAAGAGTGGTCAATATGTCAAGATTGAGTCCAGCAGCTCTAGTAAAGTAAAGAAAACGTGTTCCGCAGATGAAGAGGGTACAACTCGGAGAGAGGATGGGGTGCGATTTGTCTGCGAAGATGGATATTGGGTCCCAGTGGAATCATCCAGCTCATCTAAAGTCAGTAGCAGCAGCTACTTCGACATGACGGAGCAATTTAACGAGAAAGTGTCTTACGGTGAGTTCACGGACCTGCGCGACGGACACAAGTATCGTACGGTGAGCATGTATGATGATAGTTTTGAGAGAACCTATGTTATCTTTGCCGAAAACCTGAATTATGGCAAGATGGTTCCAGGCGGTACTGTGCAGGGAGACTCCACGAAGTACTGCTATGATGATGACTCGTGGTACTGCGAAAACGGCTGGGGCGGACTCTATACCTGGAGCAATGCAATGGGCTTTCCTGCCGTATGCGACAGTGTATCTATCAGTGCGGAGGCCTGTTCGCAAAAATTTGTTTATCCAAGTGGATATGGACAACCCCAGAACTATGTCCAGCATCAGGGAATCTGCCCGGATGGCTGGCATATTATGAATTCTGGCGAATGGGCGCATTTAGACCAGAGGACGGGGGGGAGTGTCGCCCACTATATGGGCTCGAAGGTTGCGGGCTTCAGTAACGAAAACTTGTATGGAATGTCCTTGCTGCCAGCAGGCTATTGGAATCCTGTGGCTCTAGAGTATGGATACATTTCAAATTCTGCGTTATATTGGCTGCCGCAACAATATCCAGAATATGATGATTGTTCATATCGAGTTGCGATTCGAACGAATGAGTTTAATAGAACCTTTAGAGGTTTAAAAACGCAGGGCTTTTCTGTCCGCTGTGTAAAAAACTACTAA
- a CDS encoding ATP-binding protein, with amino-acid sequence MKTYFRRMVDDELDLRLRSSGAVLIVGPKWCGKTTTAEQKAQSVVKMQDPDFRESYLATVSIKPSLLLKGENPRLIDEWQDAPILWDAVRTEVDRRGEDGLFILTGSSSFDLSKTIHSGTGRISRLKMFPMSLFESQESNGQISLSKLFDAPESDIDGITSSLSIEQLIHAACRGGWPAALFKKGDDAQLVVAQDYLENICQTDISTVDGVERNPKWTKAILKSYARNVSTLAKTSSIHKDILSESDNFSIITLDSYLNALRRLFVIEDLDAWSPSIRSATSIRSGKKREFSDPSIAVAAMGVSPEYFYTDLKTFGFVFETLCIRDLKVYSQKLRGELSYYRDRTGLEADAVLHLNDGRYALIEFKLGSREIEEGAKHLTTLKELIREHSKKSDQIQLREPDLLMVVTGGQMAYTRPDGVKVVPIGCLRD; translated from the coding sequence ATGAAAACGTATTTTCGCAGAATGGTTGACGACGAACTGGACCTGAGGCTTCGTTCCTCGGGTGCCGTTCTTATAGTCGGTCCTAAATGGTGCGGCAAGACTACGACGGCAGAACAAAAAGCCCAAAGCGTTGTCAAGATGCAAGATCCCGACTTCAGGGAGAGTTATCTTGCAACCGTATCGATTAAACCGTCTTTATTGCTGAAAGGGGAAAATCCTCGATTGATTGACGAATGGCAGGACGCCCCGATTCTGTGGGACGCCGTCCGCACGGAAGTGGACCGTAGGGGAGAAGACGGGCTCTTTATCTTGACGGGTTCTTCCAGTTTTGATCTTTCAAAGACAATCCATTCGGGAACGGGGAGAATATCACGATTGAAGATGTTCCCCATGAGCCTTTTCGAATCACAGGAATCCAATGGCCAAATATCACTTTCAAAACTGTTCGACGCCCCCGAAAGCGATATTGACGGGATTACGTCAAGCCTTTCGATAGAGCAACTAATTCATGCCGCTTGCCGTGGCGGGTGGCCGGCCGCTCTTTTCAAGAAAGGCGATGATGCCCAACTTGTCGTCGCGCAAGACTATCTTGAAAACATCTGCCAGACAGACATATCCACGGTTGACGGAGTCGAAAGGAACCCCAAATGGACAAAGGCTATCCTAAAATCGTACGCCCGGAATGTCTCTACCTTGGCAAAGACCTCTAGCATCCATAAGGATATTCTATCGGAATCGGACAATTTTTCCATAATAACACTGGATTCCTACTTAAACGCGCTACGCAGACTATTCGTCATAGAAGATCTGGACGCCTGGAGCCCATCCATCCGTTCCGCCACATCTATCCGTTCAGGGAAGAAGAGGGAATTTTCCGACCCATCAATTGCCGTCGCTGCGATGGGCGTCTCTCCCGAATACTTCTACACTGACCTGAAAACTTTCGGTTTTGTTTTCGAGACGCTTTGCATCAGGGACTTGAAGGTCTATTCTCAAAAACTACGTGGCGAACTTTCTTATTATCGCGACAGGACCGGGCTCGAGGCCGATGCCGTGTTGCATTTGAATGACGGACGCTATGCCTTGATAGAATTTAAGCTGGGGAGTCGCGAAATTGAAGAAGGAGCAAAGCACCTGACGACTTTAAAGGAACTTATACGGGAACACAGTAAGAAAAGCGACCAAATTCAACTTCGTGAACCGGACCTGCTGATGGTTGTCACGGGTGGGCAAATGGCATATACGAGACCTGACGGTGTAAAAGTCGTCCCGATTGGCTGCCTTAGGGATTAA
- a CDS encoding LEPR-XLL domain-containing protein, whose product MYLSYKKNNKKNRRNNYKIESLEPRLMMDA is encoded by the coding sequence CTGTATTTAAGTTATAAGAAGAACAACAAGAAGAATCGCCGCAATAATTACAAAATTGAGTCGCTAGAGCCTCGTTTGATGATGGATGCTTAA
- a CDS encoding DUF2281 domain-containing protein, whose translation MPIELLERIKTLPEGYEQEIVDFLESILLKAAQDHRASSSRRIGIAKGELKYPDDIDFCNDEIAELFGVN comes from the coding sequence ATGCCTATCGAACTACTGGAAAGAATCAAGACCCTTCCCGAGGGATACGAACAAGAAATCGTCGATTTCTTGGAATCCATCCTATTGAAAGCGGCTCAAGATCACAGAGCATCTAGCAGTCGCAGAATCGGCATAGCCAAGGGAGAATTGAAGTATCCTGACGATATCGACTTCTGCAACGACGAAATCGCAGAACTGTTTGGAGTAAATTGA